The DNA region TTTTCGTTTTAAACCTTATAAATCATAAAATCTTCTACATTATGTTATAATGATCACGAATTACCACCATAGACAAAtgaaatttgtttttattaattacattgttttttaattaaaatatacttACAACataaagttgaattttgatatcgattataagtaaataaatcCAAATATTGATCTATAtagtatttatttatctattcaAATATCAAAATGCGTACTTAAATTAGTCaatggaaaaagaataaacataacaatattaattatatttttttaaagttataaTTAATATGAGTTAATTAATACAACGACTTACTCTTATATTTGGTTAGCCAGTGTAATTACTTGGCTTTGGATAAGCTTCACACAGGTTGGATATTTCGGATTGCAGTAGATATAATGTTGGCCATTCATCAAGATGTGTCACACGAGGGAATTTCTAGCATTAATTCCTACCATATCGAAATTAAATGCAGTACTTGAAAAATATGGTCCGACATACAGTGATGTGTAAGTATTTTAAACACGAAATTGACATTACTAACCTAGCTAGCCATAAAGTATCTTTGATCTACACTATAGAAATAGGCCACTTTTCCAAAAGTAGAAATCCGTCAGAAAACAATCCGAGAGATGCCCTTTTTGACGGTCCTCCTTACGAATTTCTGATAAGTAAGCATAGAACGCTTGATTCTAAGGCACGAACGAACAATATGGTGGTATTCCTTCGCGTCTTAGAATAATGTGTCCTTGTGATCCATAAgccttaaaaaaaagaagcgtTAACTAGTACTTCTTGTTTATGATTATTGTAACCTTTGAGGTAAATTtatgatataattttaatattgctTTTCCACTTAAACTAATATAGCCTAGAAAATTTGGTCAATAAAGGAGAATATatgaaatgttttttttttatataaattaaatatatgaaatgatTATCGAAGAGAGattaaatgaatgaataagaattaattaatgaaattcaACGGGAGTAGATGGGCTGCTGCAAAGGGAGACGCCAGTACTATCGGCTGGGTGGGTTTGGCAGCACAGGCACAGCCACaccacacacatatatatcatacATGTATTATCCAATTTCtcaaaaatttatttactGACAGGTCGTGAGCAAAGCAGTTAGGGAGGTCGTTCGACTTTTCCTTAACATTTTGATGTCGAAACGTGGATCAATACATTATTGTTAATGTGCTTTTATGATGTCACCCGATAATCACTAGCTCGGTGCTCCGGCCTCGAATAATTGTCATCGGCTTTAATAGAGTGGAGGCCCATGACATGATTCGACGTATTATAATGACCCAAGCGCTTGGATATCTTGATGCAATGACTTGCAGCACTAGCTAtgaatggattttgttttttttttgtaggtTAAAGAAACATTTTCTCCTGTAACATGAGAATTCGAATGACCAGCGCCGAGCCAAAGTGATCACCAGATAATTTCTCTTACTAAGTAACTATAATTGAATGCATAACTATCTATTAAGGATATAAGGGGGGTGTTATATGAAAAGTTAGTTAGaacataaattatatatatatatatatatatatatatatataccactATTTATGGAAATCCTTTCTAAATTTGCAACTGCCCAATGAAtttgtcaaaaaataatttattttttctcctaaaaaagcataaaaataaaatgagaaaataactATGCACTCTCACAAATAGCTATCCATAATCTTCATTTAATGaccaattttaaaaataaaataaaaaattactgtGTACTCTACGTACAAATTACTATGTTCTCTCCttacaattttaaataataataataataataatattttatattttaaatttcaataaaaactGACAGAATAAATACTAATCTTATGAGCTTAAAAAGTGGGCGTTTtactgtgtatatatatatatataggtattcTATGATTTTCTGCTATTATTGGAAAAATGACGGTAAAAAAAGACGTTCAGAAAACAAAAACTAAAGTGGGTAAGAATCAAAAGTCAAGAGTAGGGGGTGTCAATGGATACCGAGTATATTTGAAATCGGTTGGAATCTACCaattagggtaggatttgagTAACTTCAATTTAAAATAGGATAGGGTCCGAATAGTAATTTAAAGAACCGATAAAAATAAGTTCCGGTTCCGGATCTAACATACATAATACCCACGGAATCAGTATTCGggacctatatatatattttttaaaatattttatatttacataatccTCTATGTACAATGTAGTAGCTACAAAATTCTAAGGAGAgcttatttgatttttctattAAGGAGAGCTACATCAAccttttttttgctaaatagtTACATAAACTTTTAGTTGcttatttgttttgtttaCTATATAATCATAAGGACATGTATATAATCATTTAGTTCTGCGGATGGATGAATGTGATTCGATTAATCTATATCGACATTTTATCTATTTGTGTGATTATGAATGAGATCTTTTcgattttaataatttatttcatttattgtgtttgaagagaaaaaagtaaaagaaaaaagttataGGTTGGACAAATAGGGTACCCAGGTTGGGACATGTAGTACAATTCATGTTCCGGATAGGTTGCAATTTTAAGTTCCAACAGGGTAGAGTCCGGTTCGAAAATAATCATGGATCCTGTTCCCTACATGAtaggattcgggtatcgtgaaaaaaaaaaaggtattcGGACCCGCACACCCCTAATCAAGAGCTAGGTAGGTGGATACGTGGTaacatttttaataatatggaaaactgaaaagaaaagaaaaggaaaagccaAAGAGGGAgttaattagttttttttaaaaaatatttccgacgtaattaattttttgtttaagagataagaaattaaaatttcgaaaaaaatagaaacaaggaaaaggagagagagcAAGAAGAAAGAATGATGTGGCATTACAAAGCAAGCCCAAGCGAACGATTCTCCCTAATGAATTAATCACCAAATTATGGAACACTAAAATTTAAACGTGTTCACTGCCATGAAATTCTCATACGGTGTTTGACCAGTCTAGTCAGACAAACTTCTTATCGAATAAGTTAGTCCGTGGAGCACTCACCTTGTCCATACGAGAATATCACCAAACAAAATGTCATGACTGTCGATGTAAATCATAAGACCCTCCGGCGTCCATAGAAAGTATGGGGACGTACACATCTATCATAGTTGGATGTCCATCGCAAGTTTTATATGTAAGTGGTCCGACCCAATttgattcttttgtttttctgattgactttcatttaattcaagtggaaaaattggaaaatcaaTTATTACCGACTGCATAGTTTTGGGAACATGACGATTTCCGGTGGGACAAGTTCCTTCcactattttctttctttccagtCATTGTCAAATTTAGGTGACGTGTTTGGCGTGGACTTCGATATTATAGTCATTAACTCACTCAATTATTCACATCTGATGGTTACGTCGTTGATGTATTAACTTACCTCGCTTATCCATTAGAAAATAGAGTGGGGAAGGCTCTGTTCGGTGAAGGGGTTCCAGAATTTGACCATCCCCTCGAGGCCTAATTCTGATCCTCCGAGACCATTTGATCGACCTTTTACTCGATTAATCACATCGTATGAATACGTGGTCGATGCATATGTAGAGGGCAAGACGCCCTTTGATGAATTGGTTCATTCATACTGTCCCCTCAGGATCTGGCCTTACTCGCCATGGTTATTGAGTCGagctattatattatattcccAATATTAAGAAGTTGATTTGATGGTCATAAATAACATATACTGATTCCTGATGGTTCAGTGAGACACACTTACTAAATAAAACTCTCACGTATTTTTTATTCATGCTAAATGTTACATCAACTTATTAAGCACGATTTAAAGAATCGCAAATTATTGTTTATGCATGATTGTCCTATCAAGAAAGTTTACTTATAAATTATGATATGAAGTTGCTTTGCTTCATGGAAAATGCAACTGCgagaaagttttttttttttgggatcaAATTTGGGTAATCGATGTGCTTGGCCCAAATGAAATAATGTTAGGGGTCACATATCTTCTTTCTGGCCCAATGCCTATCATCATGGCAAAATTCTGGAATTTGAGGCCGAGGAGAGCCCTAATCAAAGTGTTGGGAAGCTCAAGCTCAGCTCAATTGACATGAAAAATTGAATTCAAGCTCAAGGTCGATCTCTGCCGAGCATTGATTTCTCGGTTCATTGTTGGCAATCTATGTACGTCTTACTTAATTGTGGGAGGCATATTTGCAATTTCAAACTAGCTTGTTTAGGTTCATGAGCTCATTGAGCTGAGTATAACCAAGCCCAAGCTGAGTTTTATTGAGCCGACCCTAAACAGCTTGCGAGTAGCATGTATCACTTTGTAAATAAGCAAGGGATATCAAGCTGTTCTTCCGAGACTTGAGAGGTTTCAATCAACGATGCAGATCGGATCCTGCAACTTCCCTTCTGGAAGGAGTGATGATACTGTAATAAACTGATCCAAAATTTTTCTCCAGAGTCGGGGGGCTGTTCTTATGTACTCGGTAAAGTTAGGACAAGGGATCATCTTGAATTCGTCGTATCAGCCTAATATCAGTACAGACTACCGGGGTGGTCAACTCAAACCATATGCTAGATCCATCGATGCAGTTGCATCTTGAAACATGGAATTGTTCAGCATCTCGGATTAACATGCTGGGCGAGAACTATTCTTTTGATGCACATTATGTAGTTGGCGATAAAAAATCTCTCGAACCGGTTGGGACCACTGCTCTCTCTATAGTAGCTCTTCGGAACTCTGTTCACGTTGTTTAATGATTTCTTCCTTCGCTTGCGTAGAAATAAAGTTCGCAAAAGAACCCATGAAGGTCTGTTGTGATTTCACTTCATAGAGATCAATAAAAATCCGATGTTCGGTGTTTAGATACATGAGAGCAAAGCAAGTCATTTATTGGGTACCTTTTCCAGATGAATGGTCTCAATGCTCCACCTTTGCAGGTTTTCTTGGAGACGGGAAACGTAACGAAGATACAAATTTATAGAATCTTGCAACTACACATGAACTGATTCTGAAGCTTTTGTTTTGCTTCCTTGGGTGAAAGATAACCATGGAACATGTTTCCTGAATCGAATAACATCCAACATGATCACTGGCTCAATGTACATCTCATATTGCCGAATCCTCTGGAAAAAATGACACGCATGAGAATCGTGAAATAGAATTGTGCGAACAAATGTCGGGAATCAACATATCCACCAATTCTCCGCATCCACTTCATGAAAGGGAAGTGGCACTGTCGAATGGCCCTGATCTCTACTTGTATCATTTAGATGCTCATTCTCAGGACATCTCTAGTGGATTGCAATTTGCCTTGTAAattcttttctcctttcttcgctttttcccctttcctatGAATCGGGGAACAATAAACAGATTTACTGTCACTTATCAGAAAATTATTCAGTGATCTCATCATAGATGATCTGGCAGATAGTCGTAAATCAATAACTAACAAATCCGTTCAGTAGAGTTCTGAGACTTATAAACCATGGACATGCCGTAAATGAATATTTTGGCAGAGTACTGGTTCATTTGGAGCCAGGAATTCTTAAAATTCATCTGGCAATTCTTGGTCCTTCATGAATGCATGACCTACCAGTGATTTCTCTATTCAATTCAGGTGATCGACATTCGTAATTGAACTCTGCAACCATTGCTATATCATCTTGAGAACATATTCGGTGATGACAGAGATGATTTTCCAATGGAAAGTCGTGATGATCCAACTTCTTAAACATTTGCTTGCGATAGACTGACATCCGACAGAAGCCGGCCAGAGATTAGATGACCGAAAGAGTAGTGCAAACAGCGTTCAACTCATTCTGGTCTCTTCCATCCATTTtattctctttctttattcaagaaaaaaaaattttgttttacAAATATGAACCTGTATTCTCTGATAGAATACTTTGAATAATGATCATACAATGTAATCTGCAACTATATCGGTAAATTCTTGCGAAAATGCACTATTCTAGTATCAAATCGCGTGAGCAACAGGTCTACGAGACAGGCATCATTTGTCTTTATCAGTCTTCTTCATTCACTTCGTGAAAGGGAAGCGGCACCATCTTAACTGCCCTGAACTTGCCCGCGTTATTTAAATGCTCATTCTCCAACCTGTCCAAATCAAGTAAAATTACCGTTACACATAATTGTACCACAAAATCACGTATAGTTCAgctaatataaaattattatctggTCTTAGATCATCCGGCGACGACGATTACAGAAGTTGTTCATAAAcgggaaaaataattcgaaatTTACCTGTAGAAATTCCAGAGCCCTCTTCTGATGACTTCAAGGGCTGCCAAGAAGAACCCTGTCACTCTGTAGTCGACATTCCCAAAGCTTGAATGGAGAACTGTCTGGAGCCAAGCAAGCCTCAAAATCGTATTCAAACCCTGCAAAGAATtgggaagaaaaaaatttgattacCAAAAGTTCGACCTGTAACAATCTTATCGGGTAATGAAGAGTTTATACTATATGTACCATTGAGATGTAGTAAATGAACTTTTGGCGAAGCACAAGTTCGTTCCTGAGCCAGGGGTTCCTGGAATTCAATTGGAGCAGTCCCCAGTCCTTCACGAAATCCCAATAGAGTTGGTAGACTGTTGCACAGCTCGAGACAATCACGATAACAGAGAGAAGCCCGACACTGCGTTCCTTTTGGTACGCGACCTTGGCACCAGCAGCGAACATTGCTGAGACATACTTCCCTAGGTTTACTAGGTGGCTTGTTTGCCCCTCGTCGAACCATCTCCGAGCACACTGCAGATCCAATCACGCAATCTCTGATTATTACAGAACTTTGACAATATACATACGGAACTTGATGGAACAAATGAACAGAAGCAAGATTTATTGCGACAAAGGAGCCATGCGTATGTATCATTAATACCTGCATCGCTCTCCAGTAATAAGGCAAGAAGGAAACTGCATAGGCGAGGTCTTGGTAGTGTTTGGTTCTCATGCAGTAGCCATAGTCTTGCGTCTTGTAGCTACCCGTAATGTAGTAACACACAATGTTCTCAAGGTTCTGAAGCATAGGAACCTGTTCGAATTAACAAGTAAGTTACAGTCAGTAACGGCAAAATTTGAAGCAGTAACACTTGATATTGAATGATAAATTTGTACTCCCCAAACAGGAACCGGCATACGTCACGTACCTGACTACAGAGTTGGTCTGCCATGAAAAAATCAAGCATGACAACCTGTAAGGAATTTATGTGATTTAGTCCACGACTTGTTCATTGAGCTTTCCTCCATCGGATTTCTCATAAAATGCTTCTAAAACTTGACCGAAGGttgaattagaaaaaataCCTTATAAAAAGGTGATAAAGCTATGTTCCTTATGACCTGAAGGAAGCGGTAGCGGCTCGATTTGTAGATGATGTTAAATGGACAGACAAGTACGAGTAAGAAAATCTGCAAATTACAATCATGGAGATAAGTTAAAAGTTTTCATTGATCCTGGAAAGAGGGAAACAGCAGGGTGAGGAAAAATTCCAGAATTTTCGTGAGAAGTAttcaatttgatttagttacCAGTAATAGAAGTCCCGGAATCGCTTGGAATTGCGCATATGAGTAACCTTTAGAGAGCAGGGATAAATGGGCAAACATGACACCTACGACAATCGTCATGGAAATGGTGCTGATCAAGAAAATATCTCTGTACTTGAGCTCTTTGGTTGGGGAGAACTCAAAGATGAAACTGTAGTTTATGCGCGTCTTCCTCCATGCGAAAATGTTGCAACCGTATAAGAAGAAGTGCAGAAATAGAAGGCTGAACATGCTGCAAAATGGAGAACACAACTCAAATTCAGATAGAGAGACAAAACTACCAGGAGAAAATAACTTGCTGCAGGACCTGATAAAGCTTCAAAATAATATTGCAGGCATTAATGAGATCGATTTTTATGGCTTGCCTTAGCACTGGGTAGACGGTTTCCATATAAACTGTGTCGCCTTGCCGCCTTCTATACAACCCGGTTATATGAGCCATTATGATGTATCCGGCCAAAAGTGCTATGAAACATCCAGTGAAAAGCCCTGCTTCCATTAGACAAGACAACAATGAGCAAACTTAAAGGCACTGTCGATGGTCGACCCATGTGGTTTTCTACATGGAAGTGAAAGAATAATCGCTATTgatatttcatttaaaataactaattacttatagaaaaatataaaaaattattatatttattccaaaaagaaaattaacatTTGATTCCTggaaaactaataaattctCAAGAATAGATTCTTTGTTAGGTCCACATGTCGATAGttgcatttctttttctaaggaaaaggggggaaaaaaactaGTTTATGGAAAAGAACTTACCTATGAAAAAAGTTTTGCCATGCGAGTCTTTACGTTGATCGGGTTTGAGGTACTTCATGGCCTTTCTTCGGTCATCCTCGGCAAAGTGCATGATGAATAGCTCCTCAACTTCATCGGTTAGACGCATGGCCTGTCATGTTTCCAACATCCATAAGATATCAGAAGACAATAATATCCATATATTGGACATAGAATCTAGGACCATATTCACAGAGCACCCCATTTGGTCGGCAAAAGAACTGAGATAATTAGATGTCAACAACATCCGGACATCTTCTTCACAAAGAATGATTATCTTCATTGAATTCAGACGAAGAGTGATATTGAACATTTTACTCTTTGgttattttctcttcttcgcCTAAGGTTCAAATATTTTTGTAGACAACATTGGCTTATTACCTTGTTTGAGCTGTTGAAGTAGGAGCTCTCTACCACTCTCAAATAAATCGGAAGAACTTGTTTTCCGGTGTACTGAGCCAATTGTTAAACAGTAAACAGTATAAGTACCATTGGAaaagaaatctatatatacatatctatatttaactttttaataattgaaTTTGATGGAAAAGTGGCTGCTCATTACTTACCTTGTCAAActtcttcaaaatttttacaaaaGCAAGCATGTTCAAGTTcctgaaaaaattaatcaatcatATGTTGTGGTTCACGCAATGACTTAATATGTTTCGTGGAAAAGTTATTGACAGTGGGTTTTGCTGATAGAGGGATCACTTGTAGATTGCAATATGGAAATTGACAGAAAATCCATTTGGGCCAGTAGAATGACTCTCTGCCAAATTATGATTAGCAGCTGTACCTGTACGTCTCGAGATAGCGCAAGCCTTTGTAGAGTTCAATGAAGGCCCCTCTTATCATCTTCTTGGCATGGGTTAACTTTGTTTTGTTGACTTGTAGCTTGTTGCCGTCGAGTTTCTTTGACGATTGACTTATCAAGTCTTCAAAAACCAAGTTACTGATTGCAGAGAGCGTCCGGGTAGGCGTTGTCAGGGGAATGTTGATCCTCAGGTTCTTCCCCTGGCAATTGAAAGATCGACTCGACAGCGATCTCGTCATTTTGATGCTGTTTTCTCGGTTCATTCTCATTGATTTTCCCATTTCATCGGGCTTTTTCAACAATTCTGGGAATGGAATCTCGGGTTTCTCCAAGTCATCCGAGGTTTTATCCTGCAGATGTTCTTCCGATGCCCTGTCCCTAACAGAGTCATCCTCTGCACCCACAGTATGGAAAGGGAACCGAAAGCAAATTATTCCATGATTCACACAAATTCTGGAAATGTTTCTTCGTTCTTCAAATGAAATCATCCCGAACATTTAATATTGTAAATTTACGACAATAATAACAATCCCATCCGTCGTTATTTAGTATTGGTATCACTAACTATTTTGTAAATGCTGACATTATCATTTATCGCTATTATTACCATATTTTTCGATGAGACCATGGGGTGCCATCTCTCTACTAATCCCTGCTTGGGAGTCGGTTTATTAGTACGAAGATTAAGGTAAATAATCCTGTTACGTACCACTTGTGATGGCGCATGAAACAGAGGAATCATCATTGAAGTCCTCGCTGGGACCACCTTTCCCACTTCCATTCTGTTGCTTGAGAGCATTTTTGAGCTCAATCAGTATCTCCATTTGCTTCTTCAACAGTTCTCCTCTCTCCAGGAACTCGTTCTCCTTCGTCCGATAAAATTGGTTCACCTTGTTCAGTTGATGGTCCAAGCACGTGAAGAACCCTTTGGCAGCATCCGAGTCCTCAAAGTGCTCCATCAGCTCCGTCTCATACGTGTCCCCATTGCTTGCCGAGGATGCAAGCTTCCTATGCACCTATTAACACATAGCTGGGTCAGAACTCTAAGCAGCAATATATGAATTATGAGCAAATATACCGAGAAAGCTTTGGAATGTGTGTCGTATGTACTTGTATGGCTCCATGATCTCTTTGCTGATGTccaaaaaaagagagtttCCTGAGAGAGGACATGAAGCTAATCCGGCTTTGCTCTTTCTTCAGGGACTTCTCACCATTATTAGTGTTGAGAAGGTGTATTTTTTTGATGTCCT from Punica granatum isolate Tunisia-2019 chromosome 3, ASM765513v2, whole genome shotgun sequence includes:
- the LOC116198649 gene encoding phosphate transporter PHO1 homolog 1-like, whose protein sequence is MVKFSKQFEGQLVPEWKDAFVDYWQLKKDIKKIHLLNTNNGEKSLKKEQSRISFMSSLRKLSFFGHQQRDHGAIQVHRKLASSASNGDTYETELMEHFEDSDAAKGFFTCLDHQLNKVNQFYRTKENEFLERGELLKKQMEILIELKNALKQQNGSGKGGPSEDFNDDSSVSCAITSEDDSVRDRASEEHLQDKTSDDLEKPEIPFPELLKKPDEMGKSMRMNRENSIKMTRSLSSRSFNCQGKNLRINIPLTTPTRTLSAISNLVFEDLISQSSKKLDGNKLQVNKTKLTHAKKMIRGAFIELYKGLRYLETYRNLNMLAFVKILKKFDKYTGKQVLPIYLRVVESSYFNSSNKAMRLTDEVEELFIMHFAEDDRRKAMKYLKPDQRKDSHGKTFFIGLFTGCFIALLAGYIIMAHITGLYRRRQGDTVYMETVYPVLSMFSLLFLHFFLYGCNIFAWRKTRINYSFIFEFSPTKELKYRDIFLISTISMTIVVGVMFAHLSLLSKGYSYAQFQAIPGLLLLIFLLVLVCPFNIIYKSSRYRFLQVIRNIALSPFYKVVMLDFFMADQLCSQVPMLQNLENIVCYYITGSYKTQDYGYCMRTKHYQDLAYAVSFLPYYWRAMQCARRWFDEGQTSHLVNLGKYVSAMFAAGAKVAYQKERSVGLLSVIVIVSSCATVYQLYWDFVKDWGLLQLNSRNPWLRNELVLRQKFIYYISMGLNTILRLAWLQTVLHSSFGNVDYRVTGFFLAALEVIRRGLWNFYRLENEHLNNAGKFRAVKMVPLPFHEVNEED